One region of Carya illinoinensis cultivar Pawnee chromosome 8, C.illinoinensisPawnee_v1, whole genome shotgun sequence genomic DNA includes:
- the LOC122274453 gene encoding uncharacterized protein LOC122274453, producing the protein MEEIREVAKAYYANSTKQQQEEARDAFQKMNLEKNKTISLTDFLDIFLPDSFPKSVACSLLKELDVNGDGSLDFDEFITLFYLHQSKRLLYCHGCEKFLTGLYFTCVKCFDSTSNSYDLCSICYRKKNFQHHKDAVFLDNYALLRRNIKRSSETEVDPFQV; encoded by the coding sequence ATGGAGGAGATCCGTGAGGTTGCTAAAGCTTATTACGCAAACTCGACAAAGCAGCAACAGGAGGAAGCCCGGGATGCTTTCCAAAAGatgaatttggaaaaaaataagacAATAAGCCTAACTGATTTCTTGGATATCTTCCTGCCAGACAGTTTTCCCAAAAGTGTTGCTTGCTCTTTGCTCAAGGAGCTAGACGTAAATGGTGATGGCAGCCTGGATTTCGACGAGTTTATCACCTTGTTCTATCTGCATCAAAGCAAGAGGCTACTGTATTGTCATGGCTGCGAAAAGTTTCTTACTGGACTGTATTTCACTTGCGTCAAATGCTTTGATTCCACCAGTAATAGCTATGACCTCTGCTCCATCTGTTACCGGAAGAAAAACTTTCAACACCATAAAGATGCAGTCTTCTTGGACAACTACGCTTTACTCCGTCGGAACATCAAACGTTCATCGGAAACGGAAGTAGACCCATTTCAGGTATAA
- the LOC122274452 gene encoding uncharacterized protein LOC122274452 — protein MWRACSEALPTLANLKRRKVVEDSNCLICTQAIETSSHALWSCVAAQDVWKQSCKKAQKMSCHSDLFFDIWSFLVENLDAAELEETVVVLKRIWTRRNELYHGKGFTHPTSLYQQAIEEVSIFRESLVTDQETKKQAGSAGHKWSKPMQNSYKLNWDAAVRAKEGRVGIGVIVRDFQGQVVGTVRAQRPLRGTPFNAEAYGLLITAEFSKDLGLQQVCLEGDAK, from the coding sequence ATGTGGAGAGCATGTAGTGAGGCCCTACCAACACTAGCAAActtgaagagaaggaaggttgTAGAGGACAGCAATTGCCTTATCTGTACTCAAGCCATTGAAACCTCAAGTCATGCCTTGTGGAGCTGTGTTGCTGCTCAAGATGTGTGGAAACAAAGCTGCAAAAAGGCCCAAAAAATGTCCTGCCATAGTGACCTCTTTTTTGATATCTGGTCCTTTCTAGTAGAGAATTTGGATGCTGCTGAACTAGAAGAGACTGTGGTTGTGCTGAAAAGGATTTGGACCAGGAGAAATGAGCTGTATCATGGGAAAGGATTCACCCATCCTACTAGTCTGTATCAACAGGCCATAGAAGAAGTATCCATTTTCAGAGAATCCCTTGTAACAGaccaagaaacaaagaaacaggCTGGATCAGCAGGGCATAAGTGGTCCAAACCAATGCAGAACTCCTACAAGctcaattgggatgcagctGTTAGAGCAAAGGAGGGAAGAGTTGGGATAGGTGTGATAGTCAGGGACTTCCAAGGACAGGTAGTTGGCACTGTAAGAGCTCAGAGACCTTTACGAGGGACTCCTTTCAATGCTGAGGCTTATGGACTATTGATTACAGCTGAGTTTAGCAAAGACCTGGGATTGCAACAGGTCTGTTTGGAGGGTGATGCTAAGTGA